In Spirobacillus cienkowskii, a genomic segment contains:
- a CDS encoding RNA recognition motif domain-containing protein, with protein MNDFRATECLKVYNVRYNAWHGAFVFDRHVYNSTGDPVKLYVGNLPFSATENDIASLFEKAGKVVSVRAVMDRETGRFKGFCFVEMESKEAADEAIKMFNGSELNNRPMVVNPARPPEPRNNRGGFGGGHRGERQGRPPRY; from the coding sequence ATGAATGATTTCAGAGCCACCGAATGTCTCAAAGTTTATAATGTTCGATACAACGCGTGGCATGGGGCTTTTGTGTTTGATCGGCACGTGTACAATTCAACTGGAGATCCTGTGAAGTTATATGTAGGCAATTTGCCTTTTTCAGCAACAGAAAATGATATTGCTAGCCTTTTTGAAAAGGCTGGTAAAGTCGTTTCTGTTCGTGCTGTTATGGATCGCGAAACTGGCCGTTTTAAAGGCTTTTGTTTTGTCGAAATGGAATCAAAAGAGGCTGCTGATGAAGCAATCAAAATGTTTAATGGCAGTGAGCTTAACAACCGTCCAATGGTTGTAAATCCAGCTCGTCCTCCAGAGCCACGCAATAACCGCGGTGGATTTGGTGGTGGACATCGTGGTGAACGCCAAGGACGCCCGCCTCGTTATTAA
- the tmk gene encoding dTMP kinase: protein MAFIVFEGGEGVGKSTQIDRLFKALQHKHKACCRTREPGGTPFAENIRGLFKTIDAHSDAPLPLTELLLIAAARHQHIQKLIKPELNKGTIVLCDRFVDSTYVYQNIVGGVSKQVVDDILGVVLDEICPDLTFVFTATLENSLARIHKEKSRVSDRLDSYDESVHAAIHKGYFTVFDTPYAYPSGKVPHRILVDANASIEQVFDVIQSAVAQHLGINL from the coding sequence ATGGCGTTTATTGTATTTGAAGGTGGAGAAGGGGTAGGAAAAAGTACCCAGATAGATCGTCTTTTTAAAGCGTTACAGCACAAACACAAAGCGTGCTGTCGCACGAGAGAACCGGGTGGCACTCCGTTTGCAGAAAATATTCGTGGTTTGTTTAAAACAATCGATGCACACAGTGATGCGCCGTTGCCTTTGACGGAACTATTGCTCATTGCTGCAGCGCGCCACCAACATATTCAAAAACTCATTAAACCAGAGCTCAATAAGGGAACTATTGTTTTGTGTGATCGTTTTGTCGATAGCACATATGTATATCAAAATATTGTAGGTGGAGTTTCTAAGCAAGTTGTTGATGATATTCTTGGAGTTGTTTTAGATGAGATATGTCCTGATCTCACCTTTGTTTTTACAGCAACCCTTGAAAACTCACTTGCAAGAATTCACAAAGAAAAAAGTCGTGTTTCAGATAGACTCGACTCTTACGATGAGAGCGTTCACGCTGCTATTCATAAAGGTTATTTTACAGTATTTGATACTCCTTATGCGTATCCAAGTGGAAAAGTGCCGCATCGCATTCTTGTTGATGCCAATGCTTCAATTGAACAGGTGTTTGACGTGATTCAATCTGCGGTTGCGCAACATTTGGGGATCAATCTATGA
- a CDS encoding acyl-CoA dehydrogenase has product MAAGTSSFMVDRREIEFVLFEYLKIQKLFDLPYYSDHSIESMTEMLTSAITLCQQHLGPLNKVGDRVGCVHNKETKAVTTPPGTQDAYKHFVENGFLTLADPAEAGGLQAPGVIASVFMEIFSSANQAFTMYPGLTKSASHVILQFGEDWMKKTCIPKIASGSWTGTMCLTEPSAGSAVGDLRSTAKRNADGSFLIKGVKQWISGGDNDFAENILHLVLARIEGAPAGIEGVSLFLVPKFRFDKNTGAIKEKNDLYCISLEEKMGIHGNSTCLMGFGDNNACQGFLIGKENQGITYMFLMMNEARIGVGLQGLGQASVAFLNAEQYAKERIQGVDIAAKKDGSNSNRIAIVNHPDVKRMLLRQRSLVEGMRALCYTTALMHDESLHATDKAQQKIAHGFLELLTPVMKAWCTDMGFYSIVQSIQTYGGYGFTKDYPVEQLLRDSKITSIYEGTNGIQALDLIGRKMRMEEGAIFMAWLEKQGKVIESHKKKKEIAKDLAVFGESLMSIGAAAKHMGEVAKKGNKHAAVVNAYPFLMAFGHTIVCGMLLEQAALALEKLAENKLSAADKRFYNNKIKTAKFFTHHILPEAKSFLANVLSQDVSCLEFEF; this is encoded by the coding sequence ATGGCTGCAGGAACGAGTTCTTTTATGGTTGATAGACGTGAGATTGAGTTTGTTTTATTTGAATACTTAAAAATTCAAAAATTATTTGATTTGCCATATTATTCTGATCACTCAATTGAATCGATGACAGAAATGCTAACCTCTGCAATAACTCTGTGCCAACAACATCTTGGTCCTTTAAATAAAGTGGGAGATCGGGTTGGTTGTGTGCACAATAAAGAAACAAAAGCAGTGACCACGCCTCCAGGAACTCAAGACGCTTATAAACATTTTGTAGAAAATGGTTTTTTAACCCTTGCAGACCCAGCCGAAGCAGGAGGATTGCAAGCTCCTGGTGTGATTGCTTCAGTTTTTATGGAAATCTTTTCGAGCGCAAATCAAGCTTTTACAATGTATCCAGGTTTAACAAAATCGGCTTCCCATGTGATTTTGCAGTTTGGCGAAGATTGGATGAAAAAAACCTGCATTCCTAAAATCGCTTCGGGATCGTGGACGGGTACAATGTGTCTTACAGAACCCTCTGCTGGAAGTGCTGTGGGTGATTTGCGTTCTACCGCAAAACGCAATGCTGATGGCAGTTTTTTGATTAAGGGCGTAAAGCAATGGATTTCTGGTGGGGACAATGATTTTGCCGAAAATATTTTACATTTGGTTTTAGCCCGAATTGAAGGGGCGCCAGCTGGTATTGAGGGTGTGAGTTTATTTTTAGTGCCAAAGTTTCGTTTTGATAAAAATACGGGAGCCATTAAAGAAAAAAATGATTTGTACTGTATTTCGCTCGAAGAAAAAATGGGGATTCATGGCAACTCTACATGTTTAATGGGTTTTGGTGATAACAATGCCTGCCAAGGTTTTTTAATTGGCAAAGAAAACCAAGGTATTACGTATATGTTTTTGATGATGAATGAAGCGCGAATTGGCGTGGGTTTACAGGGCTTGGGGCAGGCATCCGTCGCATTTTTAAATGCAGAACAATATGCCAAAGAACGTATTCAGGGTGTTGATATTGCAGCTAAAAAAGATGGATCCAATTCCAATCGCATTGCAATTGTCAATCATCCCGATGTAAAACGCATGCTTTTGCGGCAAAGGAGTCTTGTCGAAGGTATGAGAGCTTTGTGCTACACAACTGCTCTTATGCATGATGAATCATTGCATGCAACAGACAAAGCACAACAAAAAATAGCCCACGGGTTTTTAGAACTTTTAACGCCAGTGATGAAAGCGTGGTGCACTGACATGGGCTTTTATTCCATTGTGCAATCAATTCAAACATATGGCGGGTATGGCTTTACAAAAGATTATCCCGTTGAGCAATTATTGCGTGATTCTAAAATCACGTCAATTTATGAGGGCACAAACGGCATTCAAGCGCTTGATCTTATTGGACGAAAAATGAGAATGGAAGAAGGCGCAATTTTTATGGCATGGCTCGAAAAGCAAGGGAAAGTGATAGAAAGTCATAAAAAGAAAAAAGAAATTGCAAAAGATCTTGCTGTGTTTGGCGAATCTTTAATGAGTATTGGTGCTGCAGCCAAGCACATGGGCGAAGTGGCAAAAAAAGGGAATAAACATGCTGCTGTCGTAAACGCATATCCGTTTTTAATGGCATTTGGCCATACGATAGTGTGTGGAATGCTGTTGGAGCAAGCTGCCTTAGCATTAGAAAAATTAGCCGAAAATAAGCTTTCTGCTGCAGATAAGCGATTTTACAACAATAAAATCAAAACAGCGAAGTTTTTTACGCATCATATTTTGCCAGAGGCAAAATCGTTTTTGGCAAATGTTTTATCTCAAGACGTCAGTTGTTTGGAGTTTGAGTTTTAA
- a CDS encoding glycosyltransferase, giving the protein MKILMLGWEYPPIISGGLGTATEGIVKGLLEVGHEVTLVLPHFPVKVTLPKGLKIVSPENPFIMRKKLFNNFSNSLGNKKSRYESERLMSEINENYKDLLFNSHYDYSNKQIEFSEGHKKVIKKKFLKYVNSLYKNMNISDFVSEFRKLFIDKDSYQEKAYILGLLALNIFEQDSDYHVIHANDWMTFVAAKMVKEKIDIPLFVHIHSTELDRSGEINYNEKILQIEKMGLELADMIIAVSNYTKNIIVNNFKIPNSKIKVVYNANNTKHEINNFKQSLLSLENKVPIVTFVGRVTYQKGPYYFVQAAKKVLQFNSNVMFKVVGSGDLLVSMKQLVSELKLDKNFYFTGFLNSNEVKNILADSDVFVMPSVSEPFGIVALEAIAQKIPVIISKQSGVSEVLNHVLKVDFWDTDLIADRILSVLKYHCIKSEMIDYSLQDLSQRTWIKSAETLTAAYSEIPKS; this is encoded by the coding sequence ATGAAAATATTAATGCTAGGTTGGGAGTATCCTCCCATAATTTCAGGTGGTTTAGGCACTGCAACGGAAGGAATCGTTAAAGGTCTTTTAGAAGTGGGTCATGAAGTTACTTTAGTTTTGCCTCATTTTCCTGTAAAAGTTACCTTGCCTAAAGGCTTAAAAATTGTGAGTCCAGAAAATCCATTTATTATGCGAAAAAAATTATTTAATAATTTCAGCAATAGTTTGGGAAATAAAAAATCGCGTTATGAATCAGAAAGATTAATGTCTGAAATAAATGAAAACTATAAAGATTTATTATTTAATTCTCATTATGATTATTCTAATAAACAGATAGAATTTAGCGAAGGTCATAAAAAAGTAATCAAAAAAAAATTTTTAAAATATGTTAATAGTTTATATAAAAACATGAATATCTCAGATTTTGTTAGTGAATTTAGAAAATTATTTATAGATAAAGATTCTTACCAAGAAAAAGCTTATATTTTAGGCTTGTTGGCTTTAAATATATTCGAACAAGATTCTGATTATCATGTTATACACGCAAACGATTGGATGACATTTGTTGCTGCAAAAATGGTAAAAGAAAAGATAGATATTCCTTTATTTGTTCATATTCATTCTACAGAGCTAGATCGCTCAGGAGAAATAAATTACAATGAAAAAATTTTACAAATAGAAAAAATGGGTCTTGAGCTTGCTGATATGATAATTGCAGTCTCAAATTATACAAAAAATATTATAGTTAATAATTTTAAAATCCCAAATAGCAAAATCAAAGTTGTCTATAATGCAAATAATACAAAACACGAAATTAATAATTTTAAACAAAGCTTGTTAAGTCTTGAAAATAAAGTACCTATAGTTACCTTTGTTGGTCGGGTAACATACCAAAAAGGGCCTTATTATTTTGTTCAAGCAGCAAAAAAAGTTTTACAATTTAATTCAAATGTAATGTTTAAAGTGGTTGGTTCTGGTGACTTATTGGTTTCTATGAAACAATTAGTGAGTGAATTAAAATTAGATAAAAACTTTTACTTTACAGGGTTTCTAAATTCTAATGAGGTAAAAAATATTTTAGCTGATTCTGATGTGTTTGTCATGCCAAGTGTTTCTGAGCCTTTTGGTATTGTTGCTTTAGAGGCTATTGCGCAAAAAATTCCAGTCATTATTTCAAAACAATCTGGTGTATCAGAAGTTCTTAATCATGTTTTAAAAGTTGATTTTTGGGATACAGATCTTATTGCCGATCGGATACTAAGTGTATTAAAATATCACTGTATCAAATCAGAAATGATCGACTATTCTTTACAAGATCTTTCTCAACGTACCTGGATAAAATCTGCTGAAACCCTTACTGCCGCTTATAGTGAGATACCCAAATCCTAA
- a CDS encoding M20/M25/M40 family metallo-hydrolase, translated as MLQSHHNHSATCGCTNEKGEPLFVTAPTPATQKALEYCEKNLSKELDVLKKLVKIPSVSLAGFDDNVVKLSAEATAHTLEQAGLENVEVLELQKGVHPYVYADWLHKPGAPTLLLYAHHDVQPPGREEKWNSHPFEPTEKNGRLYGRGTADDKAGIIAHTAAISAYLKTHGELPVNVKVIIEGEEEIGSHHLAQFVKAHKQKLTADGIIVTDCANVDSGIPSITTALRGLVAVDIEVEALEHPVHSGIWGGILPDPVVALSHILASLTDEQGNIKVKGILDSIKSLTPSEKSQFASLKMESIARNATGLLKELSFLDAEHNFAERLWRYPSLSINAVQSGSRKLVSNIIQDAAWARVSIRIVPDMQPQDVLQKLTQHIQAHCPKGFRLKVTPESASNWWAISNPNADVYQIAARSLEKGYGHTAQFIGCGATIPFVQPLSETFGGIPAILVGVEDPYTNAHSENESLLLSDFKSTLFGQIHMLADLAKFQKV; from the coding sequence GCAATCTCATCATAATCATTCTGCGACGTGTGGTTGTACAAACGAAAAAGGAGAGCCGCTTTTTGTGACAGCACCAACGCCAGCAACACAAAAAGCACTTGAATATTGCGAAAAAAACTTAAGCAAAGAGCTTGATGTCTTAAAAAAGCTTGTCAAAATTCCAAGCGTGAGTCTTGCAGGATTTGATGACAATGTTGTAAAGTTAAGCGCCGAAGCCACAGCCCATACTTTGGAGCAAGCGGGTCTTGAAAACGTTGAAGTTCTAGAGCTGCAAAAAGGGGTGCACCCTTACGTGTATGCAGATTGGCTTCATAAGCCCGGTGCGCCAACACTATTATTGTATGCCCATCATGATGTACAGCCTCCTGGTCGTGAAGAAAAATGGAACTCCCATCCTTTTGAACCAACAGAAAAAAACGGCAGATTATACGGTAGAGGCACTGCCGATGATAAAGCTGGGATTATTGCGCATACTGCCGCAATTTCTGCATACCTTAAAACTCATGGAGAACTTCCCGTTAATGTAAAAGTTATTATTGAGGGAGAAGAAGAAATTGGTAGTCATCATTTGGCGCAATTTGTAAAAGCGCACAAACAAAAACTAACAGCCGATGGAATTATTGTGACAGATTGTGCCAATGTTGACTCTGGAATACCAAGCATTACAACTGCATTGCGTGGCTTAGTTGCTGTTGATATTGAAGTCGAAGCATTGGAGCATCCTGTGCATTCGGGAATATGGGGCGGAATTTTGCCAGATCCTGTGGTGGCTTTGAGTCATATTTTGGCATCATTAACAGATGAACAAGGTAATATTAAAGTTAAAGGAATTTTAGACTCGATAAAATCATTAACTCCTTCTGAAAAATCACAATTTGCAAGTTTAAAAATGGAATCCATTGCTCGCAATGCAACGGGGTTATTAAAAGAATTGTCTTTTTTAGATGCAGAACACAATTTTGCAGAGCGTCTGTGGCGTTACCCTTCTTTGAGCATCAATGCGGTGCAAAGTGGTTCTAGAAAACTGGTGAGTAATATTATTCAGGATGCTGCGTGGGCAAGGGTTTCTATTCGTATTGTACCCGATATGCAACCTCAAGATGTATTGCAAAAACTCACGCAACACATTCAAGCCCATTGTCCAAAAGGTTTTCGTTTAAAGGTAACCCCTGAGTCGGCGAGCAATTGGTGGGCAATTTCAAACCCTAACGCTGATGTGTATCAAATTGCCGCACGGTCGCTAGAAAAAGGATATGGGCATACGGCGCAATTTATTGGATGTGGCGCAACTATTCCGTTTGTGCAGCCATTGAGCGAAACTTTTGGTGGGATTCCTGCAATTTTAGTAGGAGTTGAAGACCCTTACACCAACGCCCATTCAGAAAATGAGAGTTTGCTACTGAGCGACTTTAAAAGCACACTTTTTGGCCAAATTCATATGCTTGCAGATTTAGCAAAATTTCAAAAAGTTTAA
- the glgP gene encoding alpha-glucan family phosphorylase — protein sequence MRTIQLHIRSSLPKNLEPLWDLARNVWWSWNINAINLFRRINPQKYEASGPCPLKLLNTLPSSTWESLKEDSGFLEHLDEVISEFKNYLEHGITKSHPNFKDSTIAYFSMEFGLHESIFLYSGGLGILSGDHLKTASDLSLPLIGVGLFYQEGYFRQSLNEAGWQNENYDMNDPFYLPMQLVTEATNKPLMIDVEIAGAKVFCQIWKLNVGRVPLYLLDTNVPDNPLDIRRITARLYAGGHETRIQQEIVLGIGGVKALTKMNIKPTVYHLNEGHSAFLTLARISQYVQNGLSWNEALVAIKGTQVFTVHTPVPAGNDVFSMQMLEKYLGSTQLTYGIPEVEFYNLGRSPENSSEFSMPVFALRTSGHRNGVSQLHKMVSKKIWKPLWPNLLEHEIPIKGITNGVHTRTWLCNEFVELFDFYLGKGWDAKLTDPVIWKRVENIPNIELWNAHITRKSRLISSISKSNLDAEYLTIGFARRFASYKRGHLIFKNINRLKKIILNSEKPVQLIIAGKAHPQDTLGKEIIQRVVESINKENLQSRVVFLENYDMHIALKLVRGVDIWLNTPIRMLEASGTSGMKIAINGGLNFSILDGWWDEAYTPDLGWCIGSRNEALSDQSRDEHDANHLYDLLEKEIIPLYYSAKIPQQWISKMKKSIATLTPQFSAQRMLLEYVHTSYLPANKFYENWSIDSDSQKQSLKTHIQNLNLLKEKWSEVEISRTEIKPSDTVIVGEKVTLQIEIHSPFPDNWLEISLILENSDNNGTLFEKRDFQLKFMESDLSHKIFIYAIDLETVNPEIRTYTIRVCPNPTIFPEHLDLNLVAR from the coding sequence ATGCGGACTATTCAACTCCATATTAGATCGTCACTACCCAAAAATTTGGAGCCTTTGTGGGACCTTGCTAGAAATGTTTGGTGGTCATGGAATATCAATGCCATTAATTTATTCCGCCGAATAAACCCACAAAAATATGAAGCAAGTGGTCCGTGCCCTTTAAAATTACTCAACACATTGCCTTCTTCTACTTGGGAAAGTTTAAAAGAAGACAGTGGGTTTTTAGAGCACTTGGATGAGGTTATTTCTGAGTTTAAAAATTACTTAGAACATGGAATTACAAAATCTCACCCCAATTTTAAAGATAGTACAATTGCATATTTTTCTATGGAGTTTGGCCTTCACGAAAGTATTTTTTTATATTCTGGAGGCTTGGGAATTCTTTCTGGAGATCATCTTAAAACAGCAAGTGATCTTTCGCTTCCGTTGATTGGAGTTGGGCTTTTTTATCAAGAAGGTTACTTTAGACAAAGTCTAAATGAAGCAGGATGGCAAAACGAAAATTATGATATGAATGACCCTTTTTATTTGCCAATGCAACTTGTTACCGAAGCAACAAACAAACCATTAATGATTGATGTTGAAATTGCAGGCGCAAAAGTATTTTGCCAAATTTGGAAACTAAATGTTGGTCGTGTCCCTTTATATTTATTAGACACTAACGTACCAGATAATCCTTTAGACATTAGGCGTATCACCGCAAGGCTTTATGCGGGAGGTCATGAAACACGTATTCAACAAGAAATTGTGTTAGGGATTGGTGGGGTCAAAGCGCTAACAAAAATGAATATTAAACCTACCGTATATCATCTCAATGAGGGGCACTCTGCTTTTTTAACCTTAGCGCGTATTTCGCAGTATGTACAAAATGGTTTGAGTTGGAACGAAGCGCTTGTCGCAATTAAAGGAACTCAGGTGTTTACGGTGCATACGCCAGTTCCTGCGGGAAATGATGTTTTTTCAATGCAGATGCTTGAAAAGTATTTAGGCAGTACACAGTTAACTTATGGTATTCCTGAAGTTGAGTTTTATAATTTAGGCCGTTCTCCAGAAAATAGTTCAGAGTTTTCTATGCCCGTTTTTGCGTTGCGGACAAGCGGACATCGTAATGGGGTAAGCCAATTGCATAAAATGGTATCAAAAAAAATTTGGAAACCGCTTTGGCCAAATTTACTTGAGCATGAAATACCAATTAAAGGAATCACAAATGGTGTGCATACTCGTACTTGGTTATGCAACGAATTTGTTGAGTTATTTGATTTTTATTTAGGAAAAGGATGGGATGCAAAATTAACTGATCCGGTAATTTGGAAAAGAGTAGAAAATATTCCTAATATTGAGTTGTGGAATGCACATATTACAAGAAAAAGTAGACTTATCTCTTCGATTTCTAAATCAAATTTAGATGCAGAATATTTAACAATAGGTTTTGCAAGAAGATTTGCTAGCTATAAGCGCGGTCATTTGATTTTTAAAAATATAAATAGATTAAAGAAAATTATTTTAAATTCAGAAAAACCAGTGCAACTTATTATTGCTGGTAAAGCACATCCTCAAGATACTTTAGGAAAAGAAATAATTCAAAGGGTTGTCGAATCAATAAATAAAGAAAACTTACAAAGCCGCGTTGTATTTCTTGAAAACTACGACATGCACATAGCTTTAAAGTTGGTTCGAGGGGTCGATATTTGGTTAAATACCCCAATTAGAATGTTAGAAGCATCGGGAACAAGTGGAATGAAAATTGCCATAAATGGGGGACTCAATTTTTCTATTCTTGATGGCTGGTGGGATGAGGCCTATACGCCTGATCTGGGTTGGTGTATTGGTTCGCGCAACGAAGCTTTAAGCGATCAGTCTCGCGATGAACATGATGCAAATCATCTATACGACTTACTTGAAAAAGAAATTATTCCTCTTTATTATAGCGCAAAAATTCCACAGCAGTGGATTTCTAAAATGAAAAAATCAATTGCGACTTTAACTCCACAATTTAGTGCGCAAAGAATGTTATTGGAATACGTTCACACAAGTTATTTGCCTGCTAACAAATTTTATGAAAATTGGTCGATAGATTCTGACAGCCAAAAACAGTCATTAAAAACTCATATTCAAAACTTAAATTTATTAAAAGAAAAATGGTCTGAAGTTGAAATCTCAAGAACAGAAATCAAACCATCTGATACTGTAATTGTTGGAGAAAAGGTAACATTGCAAATAGAAATTCATTCTCCATTTCCAGATAATTGGTTAGAAATTTCATTAATATTAGAAAACTCTGATAATAATGGCACATTATTTGAAAAAAGAGATTTTCAACTTAAATTTATGGAGTCTGATTTATCACATAAAATATTTATTTACGCCATTGATTTAGAAACAGTGAACCCTGAAATTAGAACATATACAATTCGAGTTTGTCCTAATCCAACAATTTTTCCAGAACATTTAGATTTAAATTTAGTTGCCAGATAA
- a CDS encoding tetratricopeptide repeat protein encodes MRITNLAYFLILTALTVSAHAQLVDLQKVKAFTEKKDNAGDRESSLKLYREAKAIIVDALPGEQIHAEKLLIESIRLFPGNIDSYIELAKLIQLQVAQGTKNPFELQKSIELVTQAYEMAPNRPRACFAKADILYYSGHIKAAEDMYLETLGKYPEHMDSLVEKGRIYSEKNPKEALKNIEEAIRKGANMDDISHYAAIALAKSEIPGKAAFALKEFAKKHPDRWLWHRTALSYVGVKNYHEATLAFEKAIALGNDIESRLQLAVLQYTIQNKYNFSLSNLDKLLEALSKRQYISPSAYSLVYAHISMANYKNNNKSDAAIAALYSAQTSYDNKKFYSSLVSEYKKIDAMQILDKSLKYLTKEEPSYLLPYIIFAEMFRNDKKFDESIEMYTKAIVLDNSKDDLYAERALTYYKIKYYENALRDFESALKLNANNPIYLYNKACMLALLGRKREALENLKLALNEDKKLVELARLDSDFASLKSDTEYSSQFASLILDEVDDKWVATDSEIQ; translated from the coding sequence TTGAGAATCACGAATCTTGCATATTTTTTAATTTTAACTGCTTTGACTGTGTCAGCTCATGCACAGTTGGTTGATTTGCAGAAGGTTAAAGCATTTACTGAAAAAAAAGACAATGCAGGTGATAGAGAATCGTCATTAAAACTTTACCGCGAAGCCAAAGCAATTATTGTTGATGCACTTCCTGGCGAACAAATTCATGCAGAAAAATTATTAATAGAAAGTATTCGCTTATTCCCTGGCAATATTGATTCTTATATTGAGCTTGCAAAACTCATTCAGCTACAGGTTGCACAAGGAACTAAAAATCCATTTGAATTGCAAAAAAGTATTGAATTGGTGACTCAAGCTTATGAAATGGCGCCCAATAGACCTCGCGCGTGTTTTGCAAAAGCAGATATTCTTTATTATTCGGGTCATATCAAAGCTGCAGAGGATATGTATCTTGAAACGCTTGGAAAGTATCCAGAGCATATGGATTCTCTCGTCGAAAAAGGAAGAATTTATTCTGAAAAAAATCCTAAAGAAGCGTTAAAAAATATAGAAGAAGCTATTCGTAAGGGCGCAAACATGGATGATATTTCTCATTATGCAGCCATTGCTCTTGCAAAATCTGAGATTCCTGGAAAAGCAGCGTTTGCATTAAAAGAGTTTGCCAAAAAACACCCCGATAGATGGTTGTGGCATAGAACAGCATTGTCCTATGTGGGTGTTAAAAATTATCATGAGGCAACATTAGCATTTGAAAAAGCAATTGCTTTAGGTAACGATATTGAATCAAGGTTACAGCTTGCTGTGTTGCAATATACAATCCAAAATAAATATAATTTTTCCTTGTCAAATTTAGATAAACTTTTAGAAGCGTTATCTAAAAGACAATACATTTCTCCCTCAGCGTATTCTTTGGTGTATGCGCATATTTCAATGGCAAATTATAAAAATAATAATAAATCAGACGCCGCAATCGCTGCATTATATTCTGCGCAAACAAGTTATGATAATAAAAAATTTTATAGCTCGTTGGTTTCAGAATATAAAAAAATAGATGCAATGCAAATTCTTGACAAATCATTAAAATACTTAACCAAAGAAGAACCAAGTTATTTATTGCCTTATATTATTTTTGCTGAGATGTTTAGAAATGATAAAAAATTTGATGAGTCGATAGAGATGTATACAAAAGCAATAGTGCTCGATAATTCAAAAGATGATCTGTATGCAGAGAGAGCTCTTACTTATTATAAAATAAAATATTATGAAAATGCTTTACGTGATTTTGAAAGTGCTTTAAAGTTAAACGCAAATAATCCTATTTACCTGTATAATAAAGCGTGCATGCTTGCTTTGTTAGGACGAAAAAGAGAAGCCTTAGAAAACTTGAAACTTGCACTCAATGAGGATAAAAAATTAGTTGAACTTGCACGTTTAGATTCTGATTTCGCCTCCTTAAAGTCGGATACTGAGTATTCATCTCAGTTTGCTTCATTGATATTGGATGAAGTTGATGACAAATGGGTGGCGACTGATAGCGAGATACAATAG